The genome window tattctctctctattctctctctctattctctctctctctattctccctctttagtctctctctctattctttctctttattctcttgaACTTATTAAGACATAAAACCGCAGCGTTTCATGTTAGAAAACACCAGTGTaatctcctctgtcctgaagatgttaaataaatgaaaagaaagaaaacaatatcagCGTTTTCACAAAAGTTTTACTCTGTTCATGTGGAGCGTGTGCATGTCGaccgagcgcattaatataaacctgtgatgtgcagctgcgccACTGTCCGAGCCGCTGTCagagaaaactaatcaacacctcctgaccaatcagaatgcagaacgGTAAATGATAGGACGATCTCTCACCATATCCCACAGAAAGTTTGCGAGCCAGTAGAGGAAAGGCTGAACTCCGCTGATGAACTGCATGTGCTTGGCTTTATTCACTCTCTCCTGAATGAGGAAGACCACAAAGCTGGCCGGGACGAAGGACATGGCGAAGATGACGCAGATGGACACCAGGACATCGACTGAGGTGGTCATcctgacaaaaaataaaacaacacgTCAGATGGAAGTCAGAGGGAAGCGCGTGCTCTGGGGGAACTTCAGGTTTCTGTAATGAGGAGCACGATTACTCACAAGGCCACCTGAGAGAGCTGCTCTTTAGTGAGGTTCAGCGGGTGGTTAAAAGCTTTGATAGCAAATTTGGCGGGGTTCAGACCGGCGGGCAGGCTGGCACGCAGGATTCCGTTGTTCATCACGTTGAGGAACGCGGCGATGCTGTGCCAGCCTTTGTTATTGAACCAGATCTGCACATGAAGAGGAGAAAGTGTCAAAACTGTCAATTCATCAATTTAGTGAAGCATgacatcatcatgatcatcattcTGATGTCTCTGAAGTGTGACTGGAGAACATCTACGGTTCCTCACGTGTTCTCTGGATCCATTACTCTAGTAATCATACTCAATATTCATCATaaagcacattaaaaatacCGACCTTGACATTGTTATTGGTGTCCAGGCCACTGATGAAGCTGGATAAACCTCTCAGAAACCTGTCTGGTGCCGTGCCCTGCTCCCAAGAacaataatgtaaatataagaTTCAGTATTCTCTTGAAGACAAACaaaactttacagaaatcctaATAACAATCCAGAACAAATGAGATGAAAGACTGAAGAAAGAGGGGAAGATATCGTCTTATTTAGCTACTCTTAAACCAAAACAATGTCAAAAGACTCACTCTTTCCAAGCTGAAACGAGCACGCATGTGAGCGATAGCCTTGGAGATCTCATCCGAAGGGGGCAGGCCTTGTGAACTTCTGGCGCCCAATGAGAATCCGCCATATCTGTGACCAACCAATGAGAAAAGAGTCAGGTTAGCTGTACTGATTACACACAGACTACTGAATGCTGTCAGTACCGAACCTCACACATGGACATGTTTGATGGGGATTTTACTATTATGTAAATTTCACACTTATCATGaaaagttttaataaattcacTGTTTAATTGATTAATGCATGATGTAAGACGCACCTGAACTCATTCACCCAGAGTTTGTTCTTCAAACTGCAGAAGAACATGAAACAAGCTGCTGTTagagatttacacacacaacaacagcGTTTATTCACGCCACCATCACTGAACGTCTCCGTAATCTTCCTCCTCACCTCTTTCCAATAATCTGAGCGTAGGTTTTCACCAGGTAGTCGGAGATGTTCCTCCCTGTTAGATTCTGCAGTGTGTCTGTACCGCTGGTTTTGATCTACACAAAGTGAACAGGaaggcttttttaaaataaaataaaaagcctcCACCCTGTCATTATCACACATAAAGGTAGCATCATTAGCCTTTATTGATCGTTCATTTTTACCTGTGGTGGTGGAAGGCCGCCTGCTCCCAGTGGACACTCGGGCagcatcttcttcttctcctcacaGCTGCACTCACAGAGAGGTGACGGGTTTTCCATGCTCCAGTTTCCGGTCTGAAACATGTCCGATACGGTCTTGGGAACTTCGGGAACAATCCACTCACTGTCTCTAATCGGACATGACCCGTCTCTGTTTTATAGAGAATGTAGTTGTTAGGAATTTAAGTAAATGTCAGAAAACACCTCACTCTTACACCGTCTAGTCACCATTTGATCATCCTCAGTGCTCTGTGGGCTTTgtcttttatggagttttgtgggtgtggctaaacAATTACATAACATTTACATAGCTGGATAAACGAGACTCGGTACGAGCAAGACCTTATTCACAGAGATACCAAGGTACAAAATATTCACTCACCCAGGCGTCCCGTCCTCTGAACACCGCCCCCTGTAGGCCGGACTGTCCGTTAACGCGCCGAGTAGCTTGTTAGTGTGCGGATCGTCCGGGGCGTCGTTACTGACGTGAAATAGAAGAACTCAATAAGACTCTGGTTCACTGTATATACTTTAAACCTGTTATTGGAGGTGTGGTGTTTACCTGATGAAGGTGTACTGCTCCTCATACATGCTGGGCTCCAGCTCCAGACTTGGGTACTTTCCGAAAGGTGGCACAATTAGACTGAAGACCAGGGCAATGCACACGAACACAGCTGGAAGGACAATCTGGAAGTAGCAGACGTGGGTTAGGGAAAGGTTCAGAAAGATGCATGAAGTTTAGAAAGCTAATAGTGTGAGATGATCAGCGCACCTGAGCAAAGAATCCTTTCCGAGAGCGACGGGCATACAGGAAACGTTTCCAGAGTAAAGCCACAAACTGCTGCCTCTTCAGACTCCAACCTTTCACCTGGTACGAGCCTTTTCCATCAGAGACTCCTAACCAGTCCGTCTCCCGGGATTCTGAACATGTGATCGAACGCCACAAATAAACGCCTTCACTACGCCATGTGAAGTaatatgtgatgtgatgttgcTAGTGAGAAGGTGGTGTTATGGACAGACAATAAAAGACAAAAGTACCTGGATCACCTTCAGAATCATTCAAATCAAAGCTGTCATCCTCGGTGAAGGGCTTCAGACAGCTCTGATGGTCACCAAACGCATGCCGGCGGTGCCTCCTTGGAATAGTGCCATCTAGAGGACAAAATGATTGGGAAAATGAGCATTTTCTAGATCCTTTAACTTGTAGTGGTGATATTCTGACTGTGGGCTCAGTTTGTTTGATCTTACCCGCGGTTACAGCGTCGACTCCGTTATCATCCGCAACTTTCAGGAAGATCTGCACCACAGAGAAGAACCTGGTCACAATGCTGTCACATTCAGCATGGCAAAGATATTATTaggtctatctatctacactGACTTACCTCCTCAAGCGTGGTGTCTGAAATGCCGTAGCTGGAGATGCCGAGGTCGACGAGGCGATCATCAATCTCGTGGAAGAGTTCCACAAAGCCACCATCCTTCGCTGCTTCATAAGGCAGCACGTAGGTGATCTCATGGCCCAGATCCTCCACCAGTCTGGCTGAGGGAACGTGCTTGAAGATGACGTTGGAGATCAGGGAGATGTCTGGAATgtcaaacatttaaataaaagtagatATTGTAAAGTTCTGATTCCACAAAGCGGAAGTTCTGATTGGTGCGTTCTGGTCGAACATTACCGATGGTGGTAGTTTCACTTTCGTGGTCACTTCCAAGGCCGGCGTCAGAGCTGCTTTCAGAGACGCTGTCATCCTGCATGGACAAAATGATTGGTTTGTATACAGTGACTATTCAACATTTTAACCAGGCTTTTCTCACAGGTTTGTCACCACGAACCTTCTTCAGACTGTTCTTGGAACAGGACACGGTGTTGCTGGAGGTGCGGCATGAGCTCAGAGACAGGTCAAAATCCCTCTTGACCAGAGTTAGGTAGTATCCAGTGCCCAGCTGGGTCTTCAGGAATAGGGAGGATCCCACACAGCACAGCTTCCCATGAGAGATGATGGCAATGCGGTCGCCCAAAATATCGGCCTCGTCCATGTGGTGGGTGGAGAGGATGATGGTTCGAcctgatgaagatgaaaatcAGTCCATTACCCAGCTACATGAACAATTTAACGTGCTGAGAAATGCTCAGATTTCTTCACTTACACCTCAAGCGTGGACTTTTCATGAGGAATCTACCTGTACACTTGGGGAACATTATTTGAACCCAGAAGAACTTCAGCTACGAGATGGTCTGGTGTTAACAGGTTCTGATAAGCTGTGTGAATGCAGTGTCTGTTGTTACGCctcatttttcatttatcaGAGTATTTCTAGTTCTCCTTATCCCAAGTGTAGGCACTTTTTTAGgcatatttcattcatttcagattAATCCTCGCTCTGGATTTGGGTAATTATAATTCTAGAATTAATTTATGCACATTTGTCCTGCCACACGTTACACAGACGTTAAAACTGGTAATAAATATTGATTTCCCATACCTTGCCGATACTTGAGCAGCAGGTCCCAGATGCCCCTGCGAGCGTACGGATCGACCCCAGCTGTCGGTTCATCCAGGATCACGACCTTTGAACCTCCAACAAATGCCAAAGCAACAGAGAGCTTCCTTTGCATTCCTCCTGTAATAGAATCAACACCGTTGATGCTCATGACGCAAATGACCTTCGGCCAGTTTTTTGGACGTTCTAGATCTTTCACGTGAGCTTACCTGAAAGCTGACTAGTACGAGATTTGCGTTTGTGAGGGAGGCCTAAATCTGAAACGATCTGCTCCACCTCGGACTTCACCTTCTCCTCTGACAGGCCTTTCAGACGAGCATAGAACCAGATGTGCTCTTCTACCGTCAACCTGGAGGCCAAGCAAGAACAACACGTTTTAGAACAAATGCTCGAGTTCTTGATTGAGTTTGGGGATAAAAATCAATCTGAGGTTTTCATGGTAGTAAAATTATCCGTAGAAGAACGTACATGCTGAACAGGACATTGTGCTGAGGACACACTCCCAGGTTCTGACGGATGGCGCTTAGATCTGAACGGATGTCCTTGCCCATAATGTAAGCGGTGCCAGATGTGGGAGGGAACAGGCCAGTTAGAATGGACCTGAAGGGGGAAATCATCATTCAGAACAACTGAACATAAACGTTTGCTTCCTGTAGAAGAGACTCTTGAAGAGAATCTTACATGGTGGTGGTCTTTCCTGCTCCATTGTGGCCCAGGAAGGAGGTAATCTGATCCTCGTAGAAGCCCAGCGTGAGGTCATCCACTGCCAGCTTGTTGCCATGTCTGTAGACCTTCACTAGATTCTCGATGTAGACACCGGGTTCCAGATCAGCCGGTACCTCCTCAATGCACACAGCTTTGGGAAAACCAGAACAATGAGCTTCgtacagttgtttatttggataaactataaacaaaaagATATAAATACCTTCTgcgttttctttcttcttggTGGAGGAAGCTGTCGTCCAGCCGCATTTCTCTCCGCACCAGTAAGATTTGGTGAGGGGGAAATACCACGGCCGGGGAATGCCGTACTGACCTGGGGAGATTTAAAAGCATTGCAGTGCATGAATAGTTTGGAACTCCTGCCTGTGACTCATCAGCGAAACGTATGAATGCTGAATGAACTGAACGGCGGGGGGATTACCTGGGAAGACAGCCTCGATATACCACGTCATGATGGCGTACAGCACGGCATCTATCAGCATGAGCGAGATGGAGGTAGTGAGGCTGTAGTTGTCCTCCTGCATGGGGCTGGACAGCAGGTTGTTCCACTGAATGCCCACTCCCTGCTCCTCGAACAGCGCAAAGTACTCACAGCCAAAACCGAACGCCACTGGAGACAACAGGctctgagagacagacacagtaATAAATCCAAGCTATCTTCTCAAGGCCTAGAGGTATTCTCATATTCCGAACCCCTCCTCTGATTAACACACTACTCACCACGACCACTTTAGCCCCGAAGCCAATGTAGTCCTGCCAGGCCACACACAGGACATAGGGCAGGTACAGGGTGAAGTAGATGATGCCCCCACAGGCGGCGGCCAGGTTGGCCCGAGAGAACAGCGTGCTGATCAGGAAACACTGCATGATGGTGACGATGGCGAAGGACACCAGGAAGAGATAGACCACACCCGGGTCACTGTAGGGCAGAAGGTTCCCCACCTGTAACGTAGAGAGACATTCAGAGGATCAAACTGTGACTTTAATTACTTTCAGTGgagatgattgattgattgattgattgattgattgattgattgatttggaaaaatgtttgtgtCTAACACGATGCCATGAAAATCTATCATATTACACTGATAAGTATTTTTTGTAGAAGGATGAGGAAGAGTCACACCTTCAGGATGAGGACCAGCAGGGCGGCGCTGATGAGCAGTGGGATCAGGCTGCTAATGAACCAGCTCAGCCACAGGATCCCGTTATCCAATCCCATAATCCTCATGGTCTCCTTCAGACGCGCCTCTTTCTCGTACACTATGCCTTTAATAATGATGGCCACTGAGTACATCCAGGCCAGCGTCATGAAGAGCGGCATCGAGCGACTCATCACACGCAAGAACCTACACACAGATAAACACAGAGACAAACAACAGACAGGGCTCAAATAAACGAAGACAAAAGACTGCAAAGTTGAACTTTAACGTAAAAGGTGAAAACCTACATATCATCGACGTAACACGGGTACGGCATCTGCTGGATGTAAACGCCAGTTCTTTCCTTGCTTCCTGTCAGAGCCCGGATAATCCCGTGTTCAACAACGTCCTGTAGGTATGAAAATCCTCCCCAGATGTAGCGCAGATCCTCATATGGGTCCGCACGGGGACCAGGGTCCCAGTACCTGAGAGTACGAAACACGatacttcatttaaaataaacatttacaagaTTAAATAAGTCAAATATAAACAGACGGTCATTTACGTTCTGGTCACATGACCGTGATGCTTGAAAAAGAACCCAAACGGTTCCCTACCCGTCCTTGATCTTATTGGTACGCTCCACGTTGTCGATGTCCATGCGAATCTTGTAGTTGACATTGGGAGGAAGTTCGGAGGAATCGGCCTGCATGTCCGGAAACACGATCCCGGCCCAGAACTTGCGATTGTCCAGCAGTCTCATGGATTTATTCACCAGACGCTCCTCGCTCGACACCGGCTCCAACTTGTCCAAGTTCACACACTTtagattgaaaagaaaaaaatcaaccaACATTTGATTTAGGAGCAGAGAAAACATCACAAGACCAGACAGCAGGACTGGGATTTTACTCTGGTGATGGCTTCATGTCTTCTACTAAACATTAACTTTAAGAATGAAATTACAAGCAGGAAATGCAGCACTTCTGATATTTAAGGTTTCAGCATCGTGGCATGAATACACACAGAGATCTCCTTCACAAGCATGATTAACACACCTCACAGCAGTGTGCACAGCGAGTAGAAACACGTGGGTTTACCTCCATGAAACGTGAGATGGTCAGAATGGCCTGGTCCGTCTCATTAAACGCGTCTCTCCAGGTGTACCCTGTACCCGGGGGGCGCGTGTCCTCAGAGGCTTTAGTCAAGAACTGTGAAATGTCCTCCACTCGCCAGTCCGTCCCTTTCAGCCTGTCGTTGAAGAACTGAGCGCTGGCGTTATTCTGGAGCAGAGTCTACAGAGGAAGGACATCACATGCTCAAAAAGTACTCCTCCGTATCACTCAAACGTACCGAGAGTCATAAGCTAGCGTGCTAGCATTACATCAAGAAGAAGGAAAGCGATTTTTTTATGATGTGTGCAATATTCGAGTGTAATGCAATCTGTTTGTCCACGGTGTGGCGCTGTGGAGTTAATATGATATCTATCACAGTCAACTCACTCTCACAAGATCCACTTCTTCACTGCTCTCCATGAAGTCCCAGACCTTCACCCTCATCTCCTCCCACATGCCTCCTAAATCCCGCAGCACACCCAGCTCCTGGAACGTCTTAttcacctgagagagagagacgggggggggggggggggggggggggggggcagacaggaggagagagagacaggaggagagagagacaggtggagagagagacaggaggagatgagagacaggtggagagagagacaggaggagagagagacagtcagacagacactTCACATGAAATAAAGTGATGATAACTGTCAGTCACTCGGACAGAGACGGACCTCGTGTATAATCTTGCGTGTAGCCGGTGTATCAGGTGTGTATAAGATCTTCCCCATGAGCAGAGGCTTCAGCGCTCTCCAGATCATCCGTGAGATCGGAGTCGACTCCAGATTCTTCATCATGCTGTTACAGTACGGAGCTGAaggagaggagaaag of Ictalurus punctatus breed USDA103 chromosome 29, Coco_2.0, whole genome shotgun sequence contains these proteins:
- the abca1a gene encoding phospholipid-transporting ATPase ABCA1a isoform X3, with the protein product MAVSTQLGLLLWKNLTYRRRQTVQLLIEIVWPLFIFFILISVRLHYPPHEQHECHFPNKAMPSAGTLPWVQGIICNANNPCFRYPTPGEAPGVVGNFNDSIISRLFTDAKKILLYSQHDKSLEGYKGLVRALKRLQSNAAGFKLKDFLRDNETLSAFLEQNATLSRHAVQQIVDANVNLEKVLINGFGVHLRDLCNTTSLEEFVRIADPDVSEMTQKIICQSPADWLNSAESHFLSNLDFLKPIRNDVRSNPKLVQDVSLATDTLLESLGSLAVQLVSMKSWRDMRNEILFLTGNATNSPNHVYQAVSRIVCGHPEGGGLKIKSLNWYEDNNYKALFGNHNDSDNEPASAYDNTSTPYCNSMMKNLESTPISRMIWRALKPLLMGKILYTPDTPATRKIIHEVNKTFQELGVLRDLGGMWEEMRVKVWDFMESSEEVDLVRTLLQNNASAQFFNDRLKGTDWRVEDISQFLTKASEDTRPPGTGYTWRDAFNETDQAILTISRFMECVNLDKLEPVSSEERLVNKSMRLLDNRKFWAGIVFPDMQADSSELPPNVNYKIRMDIDNVERTNKIKDGYWDPGPRADPYEDLRYIWGGFSYLQDVVEHGIIRALTGSKERTGVYIQQMPYPCYVDDMFLRVMSRSMPLFMTLAWMYSVAIIIKGIVYEKEARLKETMRIMGLDNGILWLSWFISSLIPLLISAALLVLILKVGNLLPYSDPGVVYLFLVSFAIVTIMQCFLISTLFSRANLAAACGGIIYFTLYLPYVLCVAWQDYIGFGAKVVVSLLSPVAFGFGCEYFALFEEQGVGIQWNNLLSSPMQEDNYSLTTSISLMLIDAVLYAIMTWYIEAVFPGQYGIPRPWYFPLTKSYWCGEKCGWTTASSTKKKENAEAVCIEEVPADLEPGVYIENLVKVYRHGNKLAVDDLTLGFYEDQITSFLGHNGAGKTTTMSILTGLFPPTSGTAYIMGKDIRSDLSAIRQNLGVCPQHNVLFSMLTVEEHIWFYARLKGLSEEKVKSEVEQIVSDLGLPHKRKSRTSQLSGGMQRKLSVALAFVGGSKVVILDEPTAGVDPYARRGIWDLLLKYRQGRTIILSTHHMDEADILGDRIAIISHGKLCCVGSSLFLKTQLGTGYYLTLVKRDFDLSLSSCRTSSNTVSCSKNSLKKDDSVSESSSDAGLGSDHESETTTIDISLISNVIFKHVPSARLVEDLGHEITYVLPYEAAKDGGFVELFHEIDDRLVDLGISSYGISDTTLEEIFLKVADDNGVDAVTADGTIPRRHRRHAFGDHQSCLKPFTEDDSFDLNDSEGDPESRETDWLGVSDGKGSYQVKGWSLKRQQFVALLWKRFLYARRSRKGFFAQIVLPAVFVCIALVFSLIVPPFGKYPSLELEPSMYEEQYTFISNDAPDDPHTNKLLGALTDSPAYRGRCSEDGTPGDGSCPIRDSEWIVPEVPKTVSDMFQTGNWSMENPSPLCECSCEEKKKMLPECPLGAGGLPPPQIKTSGTDTLQNLTGRNISDYLVKTYAQIIGKSLKNKLWVNEFRYGGFSLGARSSQGLPPSDEISKAIAHMRARFSLERGTAPDRFLRGLSSFISGLDTNNNVKIWFNNKGWHSIAAFLNVMNNGILRASLPAGLNPAKFAIKAFNHPLNLTKEQLSQVALMTTSVDVLVSICVIFAMSFVPASFVVFLIQERVNKAKHMQFISGVQPFLYWLANFLWDMCNYIVPATLVIIIFVCFQQEAYVSSTNLPVLALLLLLYGWSITPLMYPASFFFKIPSTAYVVLTSVNILIGINGSVSTFVLELFGSNEVGGINDILKNVFLIFPHFCLGRGLIDMVKNQAMADALERFGENRFRSPLAWDMVGKNLFAMAVEGVVFFGITVLIQYRFCIKARGFSAHLKPVSEEDEDVARERQRILGGGGQSDILELRQLTKVYKRKQKPAVDRLCVGIPRGECFGLLGVNGAGKTSTFKMLTGDSIITSGEAYLAGKSVLTEINEVHQNMGYCPQFDAINDLLTGREHLEFYAILRGVPEKEVCEVAEWGIRKLGLVKYVDKSAGSYSGGNMRKLSTAIALIGGPPVVFLDEPTTGMDPKARRALWNCILSIIKEGRSVVLTSHSMEECEALCTRMAIMVNGRFRCLGSVQHLKNRFGDGYTIILRVGGSEPRLEPVMELIERELPGSTLKEKHRNMLQYQLPSSLSSLARIFNILSKNKAQLHIEDYSVSQTTLDQVFVNFAKDQSDEDHLKDISVNKSDAVVDLSQLDTFLTDAKAQETVV